A single window of Trachemys scripta elegans isolate TJP31775 chromosome 18, CAS_Tse_1.0, whole genome shotgun sequence DNA harbors:
- the MRM3 gene encoding rRNA methyltransferase 3, mitochondrial isoform X1, producing the protein MAALRRLTLGPAAALLRAQPGGAGAGAAAGRRWVRALRRSPVRVLPPRKEQRAAAPAGREPAEPKGARLWPAPEKSPAGQELRFEKAEPGDRRLGKVVTIAKSKKFRDQHGKILLEGQRLIKDALDAGAVPQTLFFSTVGHLKELPEEKLKKTTLVKVKFEDIKNWSDLITPQGLIGKESYADSSSTAPHPIFSTSGSTTKVSVKSEVIKTGIFSRPDHTKMTYPAVQQRNWLPLSLICDNLRDPGNLGTILRSAAGAGCSKVLLTKGCVDPWEPKVLRAGMGAHFRLPIIANLEWESISDYLPTDTQVYVADSHDPRTQDKMEDGSGKASSYGWVSRPHNLKAPIGREDLAFDSESEEEEQGTDEAWFPELDTQCYHENWTRAPAAAVVIGGETHGLSTEALRLAESTGGKRLIIPVVPGVDSLNSAMAASILLFEGKRQLQLREKQESKGQKFPALG; encoded by the exons ATGGCGGCGCTCAGGCGTCTCACGCTGGGTCCTGCCGCCGCGCTGCTTCGGGCTCAGCCGGGAGGAGCCGGGGCGGGCGCGGCTGCGGGGCGGCGCTGGGTGCGGGCGCTGAGGCGGAGCCCGgtccgcgtgctgcccccgcgCAAAGAGCAGAGAGCGGCCGCCCCGGCCGGGCGGGAACCCGCGGAGCCGAAGGGAGCCCGGCTGTGGCCGGCCCCGGAGAAGAGCCCGGCCGGGCAGGAGCTGCGCTTCGAGAAGGCGGAGCCCGGAGACAGGCGGCTGGG AAAAGTGGTGACAATTGCCAAGTCGAAGAAGTTTCGCGACCAGCATGGGAAGATTCTGCTGGAGGGTCAGAGACTTATCAAGGATGCCCTGGACGCTGGAGCAGTGCCCCAGACTCTCTTCTTCAGTACTGTGGGGCACCTGAAGGAACTGCCTGAGGAAAAGCTGAAGAAAACCACTCTAGTTAAGGTGAAGTTTGAAGACATTAAGAACTGGTCTGACCTCATAACTCCTCAAGGGCTGATAG GAAAAGAGTCTTACGCAGACTCCAGCAGTACTGCTCCTCACCCGATCTTCAGTACTTCCGGTTCCACCACAAAAGTATCGGTTAAATCAGAAGTGATTAAAACAG GAATCTTTTCCAGACCTGACCATACCAAGATGACTTACCCAGCTGTCCAGCAACGGAATTGGCTGCCCCTGTCCCTTATCTGTGACAATCTCCGCGATCCAGGAAACCTGGGGACTATACTGAGATCTGCagctggagcaggctgcagcaAAGTGCTGCTCACCAAAG GCTGCGTGGATCCGTGGGAGCCCAAAGTGCTTCGTGCAGGCATGGGGGCTCACTTCCGCCTGCCCATCATTGCCAATCTGGAGTGGGAATCCATTTCCGACTATCTTCCCACAGACACACAGGTCTACGTGGCCGACAGCCATGACCCAAGAACACAGGACAAGATGGAGGATGGGTCGGGAAAGGCCAGCAGCTATGGTTGGGTTTCCAGACCTCACAACTTGAAGGCTCCGATAGGCAGAGAGGACTTGGCTTTTGATTCAGAGAgcgaagaggaggagcagggaacaGATGAGGCCTGGTTCCCAGAACTTGACACTCAATGTTACCACGAGAACTGGACACgggcgccagcagcagcagtggtgatTGGTGGGGAGACCCATGGTTTGAGCACAGAAGCACTTCGGCTAGCAGAGAGCACCGGGGGGAAGAGACTGATTATTCCTGTGGTCCCAGGCGTGGACAGTTTGAACTCAGCCATGGCCGCGAGCATCCTGTTGTTTGAGGGGAAGAGACAATTGCAGCTGAGAGAGAAGCAAGAGAGCAAAGGACAGAAGTTCCCTGCCTTGGGCTAA
- the GEMIN4 gene encoding gem-associated protein 4 — MELGPLNVCEETTILHGGFLLAAKLSHPKALTELAKSDWPRVGQPITDALKEICSSRSSSPSQPNVWKKKAVIIIWAKILLPCPLSSAGSTSVDQRWKEDVFFSVGSMIPRINHTVLFELLKALNAPRLFVQLLLALPTAVRQQELELFVKYVVNETSLVDITFFLDVWWEIMKHKEGEQDKMILMFSTLAHQHLSKSPDEPCHPAKRFKGDPFSLQSSPVATGLLTVLIDGLKQLYESIVLPKMKCCALANLAELLSVFTVIERESSSLPVKAYLDKIASVVAIWNDDSENRYNGRGLEEKVKEAERSVSLLSVVKLSNEELFVGLSFLRSLLQGWGEELQCMLNNHKEICYESYRLLDSLNAFGKNLISFAKSGDLSEDEKQMVSELGQIIVDFLKKINPKPKGRNSDSSVMALVAMAIIEKRMDRHTEMCSIFASEKAWAFSKDWIACLVKNRALFQKPELVLKLLETTVTFSLSADNRESRELQSQVIKTILECYAELPLSDKNKVISGVLASWGGQGLSLNLKASMEGFQEELNLAFNQITQSASDQGLTKAVASVARLTLLHPEATVKKVCNLAVVNLGTHQFLAQILCSFPALSFQEARDDPNQSGSLLERCLKETVWGKLSSAKEKEQFVEFLAFLMQPSSGHSLLSPAEVTKAFVLPHLKSDFAHVELSLQILTKVLEVQPDPEEQWLKSCYPFPLLLGLCKLLDGYTKYWHRFRDQHCPSLETKDLIATTLAQLCDMVGQKAAPSPEVWIQSLAWLHRKVELLDWTVGLRLKKLFGDHFKNEVPATLFQICKLSEDEWTSRPAPAYGAGSGLLAWMECCCISTALREQMLSLLTVDVDNPEEVNLFSKGFLVALIQVLPWCSHSEWKRLTQVIESLLHRQVLHVPYTLEYVQYMPLLNFKPFAHYLQFSVLFLRGFQLLCSSSCSSWLPADAWQHVVRLYSSSLTELLGSVKRDSQSHWHSADDKNPMQEVSFVYIQVFCHVLHVAAMLPDDRSGEPLLVLALEILSQYETLSAADKSLSSALRKANEKHFLESITDNVSNKELRATLLQKLSKL; from the exons ATGGAGCTAG GACCCTTGAACGTCTGTGAGGAAACAACCATTCTGCATGGCGGATTCCTGCTAGCAGCGAAGTTGTCTCATCCCAAAGCGTTGACAGAGTTGGCCAAATCCGACTGGCCCCGGGTCGGGCAGCCTATAACTGATGCTTTGAAGGAGATATGCAGCAGCcgttcctcttccccatcccaacccAATGTGTGGAAGAAGAAAGCGGTTATCATCATCTGGGCCAaaatcctcctcccctgccccttgtCCTCCGCGGGCTCCACCTCAGTCGACCAACGGTGGAAGGAAGATGTCTTCTTCTCGGTGGGCAGCATGATCCCGCGTATAAACCACACCGTCCTCTTCGAGCTGCTCAAGGCTCTGAATGCGCCACGGCTctttgtgcagctgctgctggcgctGCCCACAGCGGTGCGTCAGCAGGAGCTCGAGCTCTTTGTCAAGTACGTTGTGAACGAGACATCCCTGGTGGACATCACCTTCTTCCTGGACGTCTGGTGGGAGATAATGAAACACAAGGAGGGCGAGCAAGACAAAATGATCCTGATGTTCAGCACTCTAGCCCATCAACACCTGTCCAAGTCTCCAgatgagccctgccacccggcaAAGAGATTCAAGGGGGACCCCTTCTCCCTGCAGAGCTCCCCCGTGGCCACTGGCCTGTTGACGGTTCTGATCGACGGGCTAAAGCAGCTCTATGAGAGTATCGTCCTCCCCAAGATGAAGTGCTGTGCTCTCGCCAACCTGGCGGAGCTGCTGTCGGTCTTCACGGTGATAGAGCGTGAGTCCAGCTCGCTGCCCGTCAAAGCATACCTAGACAAGATCGCATCCGTCGTCGCCATCTGGAACGACGACAGCGAGAACCGGTACAACGGAAGGGGGCTGGAGGAGAAAGTGAAGGAGGCCGAAAGGAGCGTGAGCTTGCTGTCTGTGGTCAAGCTGTCCAACGAAGAGCTGTTTGTTGGCTTGAGCTTCCTCCGTAgcttgctccagggctggggggaggagctgcaATGCATGCTGAACAACCACAAAGAGATCTGCTACGAAAGCTACCGACTCCTTGACAGCCTCAATGCCTTCGGGAAGAACCTGATCTCCTTTGCCAAGTCTGGAGACCTGAGTGAGGACGAGAAGCAGATGGTGTCAGAACTGGGACAGATCATCGTGGACTTCCTCAAGAAGATCAATCCGAAGCCGAAAGGCAGGAATTCAGACAGCAGTGTCATGGCTTTGGTTGCCATGGCAATTATCGAGAAGAGGATGGACCGGCACACGGAAATGTGCTCCATTTTTGCTTCTGAGAAGGCCTGGGCCTTTTCTAAGGACTGGATCGCCTGTCTTGTTAAAAACAGAGCCCTCTTCCAGAAACCGGAGCTGGTCTTGAAATTGCTGGAGACCACCGTGACTTTTAGCCTGTCTGCCGATAAcagagagagcagggagctgcagagtcaaGTGATCAAAACCATTCTGGAGTGTTATGCTGAGCTTCCACTATCCGACAAGAACAAAGTGATCTCGGGCGTCCTGGCTTCTTGGGGTGGGCAGGGCCTGTCCTTGAACTTGAAGGCTTCCATGGAAGGTTTTCAAGAGGAGCTGAACTTGGCTTTCAACCAGATCACACAGAGTGCGTCAGATCAAGGTCTCACGAAGGCTGTCGCCTCTGTGGCAAGGCTGACTCTGCTCCACCCAGAGGCGACGGTGAAGAAGGTCTGCAACCTCGCGGTCGTCAACCTGGGAACGCACCAGTTCCTAGCACAGATCCTGTGCTCCTTCCCAGCGCTGAGCTTCCAGGAGGCACGAGACGACCCAAACCAGTCGGGCAGCCTGCTAGAGAGATGTCTAAAGGAGACTGTTTGGGGGAAACTCTCCTCCGCTAAGGAAAAGGAGCAGTTTGTAGAGTTCTTGGCCTTTCTCATGCAGCCGAGTTCAGGCCATTCACTCCTCTCCCCCGCAGAGGTGACCAAAGCCTTTGTCCTTCCCCATTTGAAATCAGACTTTGCTCACGTCGAGCTGAGCTTGCAGATCCTCACTAAGGTTCTGGAGGTCCAGCCTGATCCAGAGGAACAGTGGCTCAAGTCCTGCTACCCCTTCCCGCTCCTTCTGGGCCTCTGCAAGCTCCTGGATGGCTACACGAAGTACTGGCACCGGTTCAGGGACCAACACTGCCCTTCGCTGGAGACCAAAGACCTGATTGCCACCACCCTCGCTCAGCTCTGCGACatggtggggcagaaagctgccccctccccagaagtGTGGATCCAGTCGCTGGCGTGGCTACACCGGAAGGTCGAGCTGCTGGACTGGACTGTTGGTCTCCGGCTGAAGAAGCTTTTCGGGGATCACTTCAAGAACGAAGTCCCGGCTACCCTGTTTCAAATTTGCAAGCTCTCAGAGGACGAGTGGACGTCCCGCCCCGCCCCGGCATATGGGGCAGGCAGTGGGCTCCTGGCCTGGATGGAGTGCTGCTGCATATCCACGGCGCTGCGGGAGCAAATGCTCTCTCTCCTCACCGTGGATGTGGACAACCCAGAAGAAGTCAACTTGTTCAGCAAAGGGTTCCTGGTGGCCCTGATACAGGTCCTTCCGTGGTGCAGCCACAGCGAATGGAAGAGACTCACGCAGGTGATTGAAAGCCTCCTGCACAGGCAAGTCCTTCACGTACCGTATACTCTGGAGTACGTGCAGTACATGCCGCTGCTCAACTTCAAGCCGTTCGCCCATTATCTCCAGTTCTCCGTGCTGTTCTTGAGAGGATTCCAGCTGCTCTGCAGTTCCAGCTGCTCCAGCTGGCTGCCGGCAGACGCCTGGCAGCACGTGGTGAGACTCTACAGCAGCAGCCTCACCGAGCTGCTGGGCTCGGTCAAGAGGGATTCCCAATCTCACTGGCACTCTGCCGACGACAAGAACCCCATGCAGGAAGTGTCCTTCGTCTACATCCAGGTGTTCTGCCACGTGCTGCACGTGGCGGCCATGCTGCCGGATGACCGCTCCGGTGAGCCGCTCCTGGTCCTGGCCTTGGAGATCCTCTCGCAGTACGAAACGCTCAGTGCCGCCGACAAGTCCCTGAGCAGCGCACTCAGGAAAGCCAACGAGAAGCACTTCCTGGAGTCCATCACCGACAACGTCAGCAACAAGGAGCTCCGGGCCACGCTCCTGCAGAAGCTGAGCAAGCTGTGA
- the LOC117867637 gene encoding diazepam-binding inhibitor-like 5, with protein sequence MSQAEFEKAAAMVREMKVPISEQEKLEIYSLYKQATIGDINIPCPCATDVTGKAKWEAWNGRKGMSKADAMKNYIAKAEELKKKYGA encoded by the coding sequence ATGTCTCAGGCGGAATTTGAGAAAGCCGCTGCTATGGTCAGGGAAATGAAGGTTCCGATCTCCGAGCAAGAAAAACTGGAGATTTACAGTCTCTACAAACAAGCCACCATCGGGGACATCAACATCCCCTGCCCTTGTGCAACCGATGTAACAGGCAAAGCCAAATGGGAGGCCTGGAATGGACGCAAAGGGATGAGCAAGGCTGATGCCATGAAGAATTACATAGCAAAAGCAGAagagctgaaaaaaaaatatggagcgTAA
- the GLOD4 gene encoding glyoxalase domain-containing protein 4, which yields MPRKSGQKSDMGARRALHFVFKVGNRGQSARFYRDLLGMRILRHEEFEEGCKATCNGPYDGKWSKTMVGYGPEDDHFVAELTYNYGVGEYRLGSDFLGMTLLSSQAVSNARKMGWPLKEVAKGIFETEAPGGYKFYLEDKEQPKQDPVLKVTLAVSNLQKSVSYWSDLLGMKIYETNEEKQRALLGYADNQCKLELQGIGGEVDHGTAFGRIAFSCPKEELPNIEALMKKEKQKILTPLVSLDTPGKATVQVVILADPDGHEICFVGDEAFRELSKMDPNGNKLLDDAMAADKSDEWFAKHKMQKASA from the exons ATGCCCCGGAAGTCGGGGCAGAAGTCAGACATGGGAGCCCGGCGCGCGCTGCACTTCGTGTTCAAAGTGGGGAACCGGGGCCAGAGCGCCCGCTTCTACCGCGACCTGCTGGGCATGAGG ATTCTAAGACATGAAGAATTTGAGGAAGGCTGCAAAGCTACTTGTAATGG CCCTTATGATGGAAAGTGGAGCAAAACAATGGTGGGCTATGGGCCCGAAGATGATCACTTTGTTGCAGAGTTGACCTACAATTATGGAGTTGGAGAGTATCGACTCGGCAGTGACTTTCTG GGCATGACTCTTCTGTCCAGCCAGGCAGTGAGCAATGCCAGGAAGATGGGATGGCCACTCAAAGAAGTTGCAAAGGGTATATTTGAAACtgaagccccaggaggatacaagTTCTACTTGGAAGACAAAGAACAACCAAAGCAAG ATCCTGTGCTAAAAGTAACTTTGGCAGTCTCGAACCTGCAGAAGTCTGTTAGCTACTGGTCTGATCTGCTGGGAATGAAAATTTATGAGACGAATGAGGAAAAGCAAAGAGCTTTGCTAGGCTATGCAGATAACCAG TGTAAATTGGAGCTGCAGGGCATTGGCGGAGAAGTGGATCATGGCACAGCTTTTGGGCGGATTGCCTTCTCTTGCCCAAAGGAAGAG TTGCCAAACATTGAAGCACTGATGAAGAAGGAGAAGCAGAAGATTTTAACTCCCCTAGTTAGCTTGGACACCCCTGGAAAAGCAACAGTGCAAGTGGTTATCCTGGCTGATCCC GACGGCCATGAAATCTGCTTTGTAGGAGATGAAGCATTTAGAGAGCTTTCCAAGATGGATCCTAATGGCAACAAGTTGTTAGATGAT GCAATGGCAGCGGACAAAAGTGACGAGTGGTTTGCTAAGCACAAAATGCAGAAGGCTTCTGCTTAG
- the MRM3 gene encoding rRNA methyltransferase 3, mitochondrial isoform X2, whose amino-acid sequence MAALRRLTLGPAAALLRAQPGGAGAGAAAGRRWVRALRRSPVRVLPPRKEQRAAAPAGREPAEPKGARLWPAPEKSPAGQELRFEKAEPGDRRLGKVVTIAKSKKFRDQHGKILLEGQRLIKDALDAGAVPQTLFFSTVGHLKELPEEKLKKTTLVKVKFEDIKNWSDLITPQGLIGIFSRPDHTKMTYPAVQQRNWLPLSLICDNLRDPGNLGTILRSAAGAGCSKVLLTKGCVDPWEPKVLRAGMGAHFRLPIIANLEWESISDYLPTDTQVYVADSHDPRTQDKMEDGSGKASSYGWVSRPHNLKAPIGREDLAFDSESEEEEQGTDEAWFPELDTQCYHENWTRAPAAAVVIGGETHGLSTEALRLAESTGGKRLIIPVVPGVDSLNSAMAASILLFEGKRQLQLREKQESKGQKFPALG is encoded by the exons ATGGCGGCGCTCAGGCGTCTCACGCTGGGTCCTGCCGCCGCGCTGCTTCGGGCTCAGCCGGGAGGAGCCGGGGCGGGCGCGGCTGCGGGGCGGCGCTGGGTGCGGGCGCTGAGGCGGAGCCCGgtccgcgtgctgcccccgcgCAAAGAGCAGAGAGCGGCCGCCCCGGCCGGGCGGGAACCCGCGGAGCCGAAGGGAGCCCGGCTGTGGCCGGCCCCGGAGAAGAGCCCGGCCGGGCAGGAGCTGCGCTTCGAGAAGGCGGAGCCCGGAGACAGGCGGCTGGG AAAAGTGGTGACAATTGCCAAGTCGAAGAAGTTTCGCGACCAGCATGGGAAGATTCTGCTGGAGGGTCAGAGACTTATCAAGGATGCCCTGGACGCTGGAGCAGTGCCCCAGACTCTCTTCTTCAGTACTGTGGGGCACCTGAAGGAACTGCCTGAGGAAAAGCTGAAGAAAACCACTCTAGTTAAGGTGAAGTTTGAAGACATTAAGAACTGGTCTGACCTCATAACTCCTCAAGGGCTGATAG GAATCTTTTCCAGACCTGACCATACCAAGATGACTTACCCAGCTGTCCAGCAACGGAATTGGCTGCCCCTGTCCCTTATCTGTGACAATCTCCGCGATCCAGGAAACCTGGGGACTATACTGAGATCTGCagctggagcaggctgcagcaAAGTGCTGCTCACCAAAG GCTGCGTGGATCCGTGGGAGCCCAAAGTGCTTCGTGCAGGCATGGGGGCTCACTTCCGCCTGCCCATCATTGCCAATCTGGAGTGGGAATCCATTTCCGACTATCTTCCCACAGACACACAGGTCTACGTGGCCGACAGCCATGACCCAAGAACACAGGACAAGATGGAGGATGGGTCGGGAAAGGCCAGCAGCTATGGTTGGGTTTCCAGACCTCACAACTTGAAGGCTCCGATAGGCAGAGAGGACTTGGCTTTTGATTCAGAGAgcgaagaggaggagcagggaacaGATGAGGCCTGGTTCCCAGAACTTGACACTCAATGTTACCACGAGAACTGGACACgggcgccagcagcagcagtggtgatTGGTGGGGAGACCCATGGTTTGAGCACAGAAGCACTTCGGCTAGCAGAGAGCACCGGGGGGAAGAGACTGATTATTCCTGTGGTCCCAGGCGTGGACAGTTTGAACTCAGCCATGGCCGCGAGCATCCTGTTGTTTGAGGGGAAGAGACAATTGCAGCTGAGAGAGAAGCAAGAGAGCAAAGGACAGAAGTTCCCTGCCTTGGGCTAA